One segment of Ricinus communis isolate WT05 ecotype wild-type chromosome 8, ASM1957865v1, whole genome shotgun sequence DNA contains the following:
- the LOC8285339 gene encoding F-box/kelch-repeat protein At3g06240, producing the protein MLHLVRFRCVCKSWCALLSDPKFIYEKLLFSGEHQNYDNSPHPVVVKRQDISTRNYFFSVFSCDTFEISAPREIPYPKDIMMNMSDISIVGSSSNGFICLRDIYDPDIVLSNWKDCYETDCNMILWNPLTSEIKIIPKSNASRPPNTTYSRLLLVEFGFDRKSNDCKILKTFLVFHNGPQSDYFVEIYSLSNDSWRAVDVVVPFKFYSFDDRCHYTGANGEFHWWSKDENGQYQIVSFDLSDEKFKTSPLPDAIDTCFRFWTFFCLSEYVTMLLSSDCSFGVEFIDIWIMYEYGVKESWTKLFTVSSLPCVERPLGFWRNGELFMATWSGQLLLWNPGTETITEFQIDGVPESLQIVAFNGGPIPSKLRKKI; encoded by the coding sequence TGAACATCAGAATTATGATAATTCTCCTCACCCTGTTGTTGTTAAACGTCAAGATATTAGTAccagaaattattttttctctgtATTCTCTTGTGATACATTTGAAATATCTGCCCCTCGAGAGATACCATATCCTAAAGATATTATGATGAACATGTCAGATATATCAATTGTAGGTTCTTCTTCTAATGGCTTCATTTGTCTTCGTGATATATATGATCCTGATATTGTTTTAAGCAACTGGAAGGACTGTTATGAAACTGATTGTAATATGATTCTATGGAACCCTTTAACTTCTGAGATTAAGATTATTCCAAAATCTAATGCTTCGCGTCCTCCAAATACTACTTATTCTCGCTTGCTGCTAGTTGAATTTGGATTTGACAGAAAATCTAATGACTGCAAGATACTCAAGACGTTTTTAGTCTTTCACAATGGGCCACAAAGTGATTACTTTGTTGAAATATATAGCTTAAGCAATGATTCATGGAGAGCAGTTGATGTTGTTGTGCCTTTTAAGTTCTATTCTTTTGATGATAGATGTCATTATACGGGTGCAAATGGTGAATTTCATTGGTGGTCTAAGGATGAAAATGGTCAATATCAAATTGTTTCTTTTGACTTGAGTGatgaaaaattcaaaacatCACCTCTACCAGATGCTATCGATACTTGCTTTAGATTCTGGACGTTTTTCTGTTTGAGTGAATATGTGACTATGCTCCTCTCCTCTGATTGTTCATTCGGTGTAGAGTTCATTGATATATGGATAATGTATGAATATGGCGTGAAAGAATCATGGACTAAACTGTTCACTGTATCATCCCTTCCATGTGTGGAGAGACCATTAGGGTTTTGGAGAAATGGGGAATTGTTTATGGCCACTTGGAGTGGTCAACTACTCTTATGGAACCCCGGTACAGAAACAATTACcgagtttcaaattgatggtGTGCCAGAATCCTTGCAAATTGTCGCTTTTAATGGAGGGCCAATTCCATCGAAgcttagaaagaaaatatga